gtgtggctccttaccacaatcTGTCAGTATGGCAAAAATTATCTCTGCTCAGAGGGCCTTAGAAATCATTTTTGCAcagagagaagctagtgtggaaggagcgtcttccactttggaagatTAACAATTTTCCAAATATtaggatcatgtctctgtcaattcggagtctgacagtgagttggaagaagatGAGATTAACCCTCAGCCAGGCCACAGGACCAGCCTGTCAGgaaccagctcatcagcagcctgcagaaggagaaatatggatgtaaaaaaaattgtgaaattgaATGGTCTTCTTGCCCAAGGAATAAGCCTTGGTAAGGCGGTTGCCAATGTGACAAGGATGCAACCAGGGCTGACGCGGATGGCggttactcatgtgcaggacatagtcttcttttgaactgttcatcccTGACAGcatccagaaaatcattctgaACTAAtggactgcactaatttggagggaaggtgtgtttttggagagagatgggagatggaccaaactcatttacatgcatactttggggttcttatccttgctggtgCTTTCAGATCCAGTGGagaatccctgtgggatgcagaaCTTTTCTgtgcaacaatgtctctggaaaacttccacattgtttccaggattatccgcttctataaccgagacaccagaccagctcggcggcagagagacaagctagctgtgATCAGGTCAGAGTGGGACAAGTGGGTGAACCGCCTTACCGTTTTACAACCCTGAGCCcaacgttactgttgatgagcagcttatgtCATTTAGGGGCCactgccccttcaggcagtacatacTGTCTAAACAcgcaaaatatggaatcaagatctgggctgcctgtgatgctgcttcatcacATGTCATGAGTAACACATTTTTGAGTTAAAAAATGTGTTACTCATGAGTATGCTGCATAGGAATGGGAGAATCTGTGGTTAGGAACATCAAAAACCAGAAATCATAATTGATTACAATGCCACAAGAaggggtggacaatttagacaagctggtgactggctacagctgcaaaagaagaaccctacattggccacttgtgatattcttcaacatcttggacatctcAGCGTACAACGCGTTTGTCATCTGGATAGCGTTGAACCCAGATTtgaacagagggaagctccagaggagacgACTCTTTCTCAaggagctgggcaaggcattggtaagacctcaaatccatAGGAGGCAACATATGCCATGGACCCCAGCTTCTGCAGACATCGTGAGGAGGATGCTGGTTCCCCATCCgcccgacccacagaaccaacaactccaataccggAAGTGTGAGTGAtgatgtgtgtctgactctcctaccttggcctgctgtgtgtggtgagtgagatgttagtaaaattcctgaactaTGTATTTTCATCCTTctagattgcagccggtagcaacaagaagaagcgctgcgatgtgtgtggacccaagaaggacaggaagacacagtacacatgcgtcaagtgcaagaaatacgtttgcaacacacacacagtaaaactctgtccctcactggccttaatttgtgttcaatggggctcatttatcatttccataaaatactgtatgtaaattgtccttccaatttgttcagttcaaagcaataaacataAATAGTGATGGAAAaattgtttcatttatatttgttcaagataaacatgatttattccacccatgtTGATTTTTAATAgcgcttttattgataaatgtgatctagcagaggtaaatggcaaatattaaccatgtatgctatattgcttgtaattgatataGGTCAACATCTAAGTATTTTTACATAAAATGTTATGGCTGTGTTGTTTTAAAACCCCAATATtgttgtgggtccatcagacctGCAAACATTtggtgaataacaaaaacatgaacaccacacaagggttaaggggctttattggcatgggaaacatatgtttacattgccaaagcaagtgaaatagataataaacaaatgtgaaataaagaaatgtacactaaacattacactcacaagttccaaaagaataacatttcaaatgtcattgtcTCTATACAGTGTTGTACTGATGTGCAAATAAttcaagtacaaaaggggaaataaataaatataggttgtatttacaatggtgttttgttcttcactggtgggttagggttaggcaacGGGTCACATCTTgctgatggcacactggtatttcaccaaatatatatatgggagtttatcaaaattggatttgttttcaacatctttgtgggtctgtgtaatctgagggaaatatatctcgatggtcatacatttggcaggaattAAGTGCACATCCAGTTTCATTCTCATTTTGTGggaagtgtgcacatagcctgtcttctcttgaaccAGGTCTTCCTTcgggcggcctttctcaatagcaaggcaatgctcactgagtctgtacatagtcaaagatttccttaattttgggtcagtcacagtggtcaggtactctGTCACTGCGcgctctctgtttagggccaaatagcgtttgctcagttttttttgtaaattctttccaatgtgtcaagtaattatctttttgttttctcatgatttggttgggtctaattgtgttgctggggtctgtttgtgtttgtgaacagaggcccaggaccagcttgcttagggggctcttctccaggttcatttctctgtaggGGATGGCTTTGTtaaggaaggtttgggaatcgcttcctttttaggttgttgtagaatttaatggcttTTTTctagattttgataattagcggttATCGGCCTAATTccgctctgcatgcattatttggtgttgtACACTGAGAATATTTTTgcggagtctcaatttggtgtttgtcccattttgtgaattcttggttgttgACCGGACCCCAGACCTTACAACCAGGGTGAgactgggtgctgcagactgttctagtgccctcaccaatttgttgattatatgttgaagagggtggggcttaagctgcatccccgTCTCACCCTCTGGCCCTGTGGAAATAAATGTTTTTGGCCAATTTTAACTGCACTCTTGTTTGGGTACATgcattttataatgttgtatgtttttccccaaacatcactttccatcaatttgtatagcagaccctcatgccaaatggagtcaagcttttttgaaataaacaaagcatgagaagactttgcctttgttttggtttgtttgtcaattagggtgtgcagcgtgaatacgtggtctgtcgtacggtaatttggtaaaaagcctatttgacatttgctcagtacattgtttttgctgaggaaatgtacgagtctgttgttaatgataatgcagaggattttcccaaggttgctgttgatgcatatccccCGGTAGTTATTGGTCTGTAGATTTTATcatttaatttaggataccataaaccccacaggcctttttgggttggagggtttgtattttgtcctgtagttcattcaatgtaattggataaTCCAgagggttctggtagtctttaatagttggttctaagatttgtatttgatcatgtatattttcttgtttttgttctttgttatagagccaaaaagattggagaagtggtttatccatacatctctgttttgcgtagataactcttcgtgtttagagttttccaattttcccaggaGTGGTTCAATTCTATgaattcttcaattacattgagctgatttctgacgtgctgttcatttttctgtagtgtatttctgtattgttttagtgattcaccacagTGAAGgcggcgtaggctcaggttttctgggtttttggttggataggtttctcaatttcttatatatttttttgcattcttcatcaaaccatttctcATTGTTGTTacttttcttaggttgtctgcttgaagtGTTTCAATTtgagggaagctgagaggtcaaatatactgtttagattttctactgccaagtttacaccttcattATTACAGTGAAACctttttgtccaggaaattgtctagaagggatttaATTTGTTgctgcctaattgttttttggtagatttccacactactttcctttcatctatagcatttcttaatattattctgttcctttggctttgatgcctcatgattgattatagctctgttcaagtagtgtgattttgctgtgatctgataggggtgtcagtggactgactgaacgctctaagagactctgggttgaggtcagtgataaagtagtctacagtactactgccaagaacTATAgctgtacctaccataggagtcccctcgaagcctctctctccccagcccgtGTAGCGGAGGCAGGACAGAGGCGTGTGTTAGACGATGCAACACGCCAGCGGAGGTTAAATCGGCAGCTGGATGCTTTAGAGAAGGACAACTTCCAGGATGACCCTCTCTCCACCCTGCCTCCCACCGGTCCTACCGCCCGCTTCCTGCCTTCAGCGAAGGCGACGAacctggtgtgtgtttgtgtgtgaggaaCACCTTTTAGACCTGCCCAGGGCTACTGTGAGGAGTTTTTTGGTGGAGAGCTTTACATACActtcccccccccttctctcctttttttatttatttctctctctcgctccattttctcctgcctctctcttcctcctccttccctctttaTTTCTGTCTCTAGGTAAGAAGAAGAGGAAAACTAGAGGCGATCACTTCAAACAGAGATAACGCAAAAACTTCCAGACTCTACTAGAAGAGGAGGTAGATAATAGAACTAGGACACCTCAAAAGTATCCTTGCAGTGGCAAGCGCATTTTCATCCACGTTCCCTCTCCTCGACGCATCTCCTCGGTTACCTTggacctttttcaaaaggaggcgagAGACGACGCAGGAGTTGTGCAAAACCAAATGAGATTCTCCCCGTCTTTGCTGAGTCTAACCCTATAACCTGTCCTTGCTGTGTTGTGATTGGCAGAACGTGTCTGAAAGTGAGGAGCCTAACTACCTGTCTGCCACGGTAACCTGTCTGCAGCTGCTAATCTGACCATATCTGGTCATGCTCACAGAATTTTGATGGTAAACACCTCCACCTGTAGATATATAGAATGTTACAACAATACAGGATCGGCACTACGGAGAACTACTAGTGTACCCGAACGTTGCTACAATGTCTCCTCAAAGATGCTATGGATAGAAGGCTACCAGAGAACGATAGGGAACGCTACTAGAACGTTACAGCATGCACACAGTGGCACAGCACTCTGCAGTGTGATGTTAGTGTTGTGGAGTAGGATCTGAAGGGGgggcaggaaggagagaggtgggTTTGTGTCATATGGGGAGTAGTAAGGAGGGCACTTGGTCCCATGCATATGTctatctttgtctgtctgtcctgctgtgaagtttaattaaacatgttttgATATGACTCTGTGTCTGCTGTCCTTTATGTTTTAGCTTAGTCTCCTGTATTTTGTCGTTTGTGTCTGAGCGGCTGTGTGTCTTCACTGAGCCTGTGCGTGTGACTGGTGGGTGTACCCTGGTCCAGGTTTGTATACAGATGTTTGTTTATGAACTCTGACCTGATAGAAGGAATGTTCCTAGAGGGAACAAAAGGTTGTACGCTTATTAACTTCCAGGGGTATGAATAAAAAACTTTATTTTCTGAAACCATTGCGCACACACAACTGACTAAAGTCTAGCAGTGGTTGAGTATATGAATATATGTTAATGTATTGCATGTACTGAATAGGTTATATAACTTATAtggtgaaggggggggggggggggggggggggggggcaagtggTAACCAAGGGCAACAACCCCTGAACCTCGAGCTGAAAAGGACGTAAATTATTAATGTGCGGGATGGAGTTGAGCATGAAGTGTAGCCCTGAATTTGGCACAGACCGGACTTCggagtgccagagtgtgtgtgtttagtgcttTGGTGTGTTTGTATTCTATTGACAGCACTTGGGAGTGTCAACGAGTGAAAGCTGCGCGGGCATCGTGTGTTGTGTGAATGGCGGATGACTAGGCTAGGCTCGGTACAAAAATCGGTCACCTGTTCGCACGGCAGACTTTACCCAGTGAGGAAGTGTGTACGGAAATTCAGTAACAGGCAGCTGGCAAGCGAATCTAACAGCGGAACGGGGGCGCCTCGAGCTGTCAAGCGCGAGCCGATCGCTGAAGCGCGCCAGGTGAGTAGGATGTAATGAATGGATGTAGCCTATTGGTCGTCCTTTTAACACACAACTATGATCCGATTACTATACCCAAACCACTATGGGGGGATGGCAGAGACCGCGGGCAGATTCATCATTCTGATCCTAGGATCAATGGCTCGTTGATCAATACGCACAATAAAACTATAGGCTACCGCAGGCTTTCATTTCAGCCAGGTATACCCACATAACGCATTTTTCACCGAGCTCAGAGATAAGAAGCATGATTTGCTTGTTCTTTCGATTTTTGTGTATTTATTTGACGCTGAAAATCCCCTTCAACGGTGGCAATAGACAATGCTGTGATTGGCCAAGCTCTGTGTTCTCTGAGGAGCACAAGGCTCCTATTGGGTAAGAGGTGTGTGCACACTGCACATATTGTGTGaatatgttttgtgtgtgtgtgtttctctgtgtagGGTTATAGGCTAGATTCCCACTGATACTGCTGCTgccatggagaggagggaggtaagACATCGGAATATTTGATTGTGATGTACAATGAAACAGCATCCATTGCAGAACATTTGCTCTTACcccaacctgcctctctctccttctcatctatctatccctctctctctctctttcttgttctTCAGTATCCAGTCGGCGAAGTCCTCATCATTCCAATGACGTCGACTTCACCTTCACCCCAGGACTCAGCTCGACCCCAAGCCCTTCCCCTCCAGCCCTCTtcccctcctgtctcctcccctccatcccccCGTTCTCTGTCTAATCCCCAGCTCCAGGCTGAGTTTCTGAGGAGAGCTCCCAGAGCTGCCTCCCCTGACAACGACTCGGCTAGATCCCAAATCCTTCCCCTCCAgccctctccccccacctctgTGGCCCCccgctcctcccttcctccccctctttcctcccctcctccacccctctgtcTGTCCAGTCCCCAGCTCCAAGCGGAGTTTCTGAGGAGAGCTAGCCGTGGTCTCAGAACTGTCTCCTGCGACACCGACGATGTCCTCACCTCCCCCAGCTCCCCCCTGGTTTCACCCtttacctccaccaccacctccccccTTACCTCCCCACCTcagcctctctcccccacctcccccTTTAGCTCTCCACCAcagcccctctccccctccacgcCCACTACAGAGGGTGAGTGTATGGTGTAATACTGATAGTATAATCTGAGTAATGTGTTGCTAGTCTGTCTCAGCAGCGgcgttgtagtagtagtagtagtagtagcagcagcattgttgttgttgtagtaatagcagcagcagcagcggcgttgttgttgttgtagtagtagcagcagcagcattgttgttgttgtagtaatagcagcagcagcagcggcgttgttgttgttgtagcagcagcagcagcggcgttgttgttgtagtagcagcagcagcagcggcgttgtagtagtagtaatagcagcagcagcggcgttgttgttgtagtagtagcagcagcagcagcggcgttgtagtagtagtaatagcagcagcagcggcgttgtagtagtagtaatagcagcagcagcagcggcgttgttgtagtagtagcagcagcagcagcggcgttgtagtagtagtaatagcagtagcagcggcgttgttgtagtagtaatagcagcagcagcggcgttgttgttgttgtagtagtagcagcagcagcagcggcgttgtagtagtagtaatagcagcagcagcagcggcgttgttgttgtagtagtagcagcagcagcagcagcggcgttgttgttgtagtagtagcagcagcagcagcggcgttgtagtagtagtagcagcagcagcagcggcgttgttgttgtagtagtagtagcagcagcagcggcgttgttgtagtagtagcagcagcagcagcggcgttgttgttgtagtagtagcagcagcagcagcggcgttgttgttgtagtagtagcagcagcagcagcggcgttGTTGTTGtattagtagcagcagcagcagcggcgttGTTGTTGtattagtagcagcagcagcagcggcgttgttgttgtagtagtagcagcagcagcagcggcgttgttgttgtagtagcagtagcagcagcggcgttgttgtagtagtagtagtaatagcagtagcagcagcggcgttgttgtagtagtagcagtagcagcagcggcgttgttgtattagtagtagcagcagcagcagcggcgttGTTGTTGtattagtagcagcagcagcagcagcggcgttGTTGTTGTATTAGTAGCAGCAGCGGCGTTGTTGTTGtattagtagcagcagcagcggcgTTGTTGTTGtattagtagcagcagcagcagcggcgttGTTGTTGtattagtagcagcagcagcagcggcgttgtagtagtagtaatagcagcagcagcggcgttgttgtagtagtagcagcagcagcagcggcgttgtagtagtagtaatagcagcagcagcggcgttgttgtagtagtaatagcagcagcagcggcgttgttgttgtagtagtagcagtagcagcagcggcgttgttgttgtagtagtagtagtagcagcagcggcgttgttgttgtagtagtagcagcagcagcagcagcagcggcgttgttgttgtagtagtagcagcagcagcagcagcagcggcgttgttgttgtagtagtagtagtagcagcagcggcgttgttgttgtagtagtagtagcagcagcagcagcagcggcattgttgttgttgtagtagtagtaatagcagcagCAGCGGCGTTGTTGTTGTAgtaatagcagcagcagcagcggcgttGTTGTTGTAgtaatagcagcagcagcagcggcgttgttgttgtagtagtagcagcagcagcggcgttgttgtagtagtagtagcagcagcagcagcggcgttgttgtagtagtaatagcagcagcagcggcgttgttgtagtagtagtagcagcagcagcagcagcggcgttgttgtagtagtaatagcagcagCAGCGGCGTTGTTgttttagtagtagtagcagcagcagcggcgTTGTTgttttagtagtagtagcagcagtagcattGTTGTAGTAGCAGCGGcattgttgttgtagtagtagtagtagtagcagcagtgtaatagtagtagtagcagcagcatagcagtagtagtagtagtagtagcagcagcgtagtaGTAGTTGCAGCACCATAGCAGTAGTAGTTGCAGCAgcatagcagtagtagtagcagcagcgtagcagcatagcagtagttgtagcagcggcattgtagcagtagttgtagcagcggcattgtagcagtagttgtagcagcagcagcgacattgtagcagtagttgtagcagcagcggAATTGTTGTAGTAGCAGCAGCGGCattgtagcagtagttgtagcagtgtagcagtagtagtagcagcaacattgtagcagtagttgtagcagcagcagcggcattgtagcagtagttgttgtagcagcagcagcggcattgtagcagtagttgtagcagtgtagcagtagtagcagcattgtagcagtagttgtagcagcagcagcggcattgtagcagtagttgttgtagcagcagcagcggcattgtagcagtagttgtagcagcggcattgtagcagtagttgtagcagcagcggAATTGTtgtagtagcagcagcgtagtagtagtagcagcagcagcggcattgttgtagtagcagcagcagcggcgGCGTTGTTGTAGTAGCAGCAGCGGTGTTGTTGTAGTAGCAGCATTGTAGTAGTAGAATAattgttgtagtagtagcagcattGTTGTATTAGCAGcattgttgtagtagtagtagttagtgatgcaccgatatgacatttttggccgataccaatAACCAATATAtaaaattttagcggccttttaagcattctagtacagttaactATTTAACACGCACACAtggacacagcggtctaaggcactgcatctcagtgcaagaggtgtcactacagttcctggttcgaatccaggcttactcacatccggccgtgattgagagtcccacagtgcggcgcacaattggcccagcgtcgtccgggccgtcattgtaaataagaatttgttcttaactggcttgcctagttttaaataaaggttacacacacacacacacacacacacaccacactgaccaaaaagttattgtccccattaccagtaaaacataatcaaaacctatttctttcacttacttgctgtactgtttcattctcaaccaggatttctatggaacgccatttgggtctctgcgtgtcaaaaaagatacacgtcaaataacacattttgaccaatcaggacctgaatatgactgcatgtCACATAATAATTGAAtgcattcatacattttttacgtaattattacacattgattacactgtcactcgtatttcatgtcacaacgattcatcgatacgtatggtATGATGCTCGTAAAGCTGTCTCACGCACCTGCAGTGCTGTTTCagtagctaggtgtcatcatctaaaataaccctaatttaaaagacagttcttatttgattaatggtggtcggacccatctatgtgaagctagccacaataaggattagccacagcGGTGGACTTTGCGGTTGGCCTTCAAAATCAAAGTAtagcataattctactatttgcatgcattttcatctctgtcaatgacatacttttattttgaaggcaaaccgcaaaatCCCCTACTGTGGCTAGCTACACAACACATAACGCAGTCCgttcgagcctcactagccagatgaagctagctggctgtttataatgttagctttgggaaacagggttaagtagctggctaaccatttattttcatgaactgaagttcaatttcaataggcgaacaacaagtggctacctagctaatacttactcacaatgattcctaaatcattgataagaataatgaaaatgactgcagtttctactggtcattgttttcaggctggttgtattggtgctagctaggtaccaagctaaagctagctaccccagatgTTTCGGTCGAATAAAtcatgctttattaccaacgcggtgttgtaaacacatcgttcgtggccggtgtttgcaaacttttttgtacagctttgacagtgctactgtatcttttttgacacgcaaagacccaaacggtgtaATGTGAGAGATTTGcgtcaattcaaatctggtatcaggacaaaatgtgattcagagtcaccgaatatactttaagtattttaattaaactccggcgataaatggtaaatgcaattttcgtatatacgggttctctgtatcaccgcgcagggtagaacagggaactggcaggaagtaagTAAACacctgttcttataccgtgacaGACGTATttccaacccgtctgttggcctatcacagtagaggctgagcgtggtttaaactttgctcagcctatcgccggcACTCAGACTGGTCCCAGTCTCTTGGTGCTCTCAGCTGTCCGCATCTGGTcgttgggtagattagatccgtcttgtgtctcaCCCCAGATTCTACACTCAAACAGTTCCttatatggtattgtccagtgtcctaccctccctggttggcctGGAGATATgcatccctcccctctccagattgaccacagctttttCATCAAGGCACTCTATGTTGCTCaatctttacacacacacatacacacacacacaaacaatgcagatgtaacaaaacaatattcatcttcaaacaatatgatAGCGGGTCAttatgcataaacataaatcctaacagtaACATAGTATGTAtgtgtgaagctaatagcagtgacactATTATTGTGTAACTCCAGGcttgaccagtcggcgaaagccaacatcacccccgacagagaacggttgattgtcaaggccaatgaattccattatcttggctttaatggatttcgcctttgagttgtcttgctaaaatgttcttactctttcaaataaCTGCtcaacttgttgactgctcgatccacacagcagacattgtgggctaggttaggaatgctgtgttacACTTGTAGTGCAAAATTTTATTATATAGGTATGCAgggtagctttgacatcggtttttaacattgttgttaaactagacatcgggctgatagataccgatgttggcatttttagcttaTATcatccgattccgatatgttcaccgatatatt
The sequence above is drawn from the Salvelinus namaycush isolate Seneca chromosome 36, SaNama_1.0, whole genome shotgun sequence genome and encodes:
- the LOC120030626 gene encoding vegetative cell wall protein gp1-like: MERREYPVGEVLIIPMTSTSPSPQDSARPQALPLQPSSPPVSSPPSPRSLSNPQLQAEFLRRAPRAASPDNDSARSQILPLQPSPPTSVAPRSSLPPPLSSPPPPLCLSSPQLQAEFLRRASRGLRTVSCDTDDVLTSPSSPLVSPFTSTTTSPLTSPPQPLSPTSPFSSPPQPLSPSTPTTEGRATRLSLSSPELLTELRRSQSRPMKHVSISKGLTTVFCGRGRGVTTPSSAPASGATTQTLRSDSTANERRQAGPRLSNGT